In Legionella sp. PATHC035, a genomic segment contains:
- a CDS encoding alpha/beta fold hydrolase, translated as MKEMIHFAHGNGFPALCYKQMLEGLQNEFDYCYIDRLGHNPLFPVSENWHNLVSEVISSIKKQANQPVIAVGHSLGGVLSLLAAIEQPELFKAVIMLDSPLIGTFKSSMVRLAKALGIIDRVTPAFRTRGRRMYWKDQDQLIDYLKTRDLFKTFTDACLNDYITYGLEYKEDGYYLRFDRHIEYQIYRTIPHVIPNYEGKLLIPSALIYGDKTTVVGKMDVRYMKKYFNVTSYKTNGTHLFPMEHPEVVAKQIIKIVSGLNLN; from the coding sequence ATGAAAGAGATGATTCATTTTGCGCATGGTAATGGTTTCCCAGCTTTATGCTATAAACAAATGCTGGAGGGACTCCAGAATGAATTCGATTATTGTTACATCGACAGACTTGGCCACAATCCCTTATTTCCTGTGAGCGAAAATTGGCACAATCTCGTTTCGGAAGTTATCTCCAGTATTAAAAAGCAGGCCAATCAACCTGTAATTGCAGTTGGGCATTCTTTGGGAGGCGTTCTAAGCTTATTGGCAGCAATTGAACAACCCGAATTATTTAAAGCGGTCATTATGTTGGACTCACCTTTAATTGGTACTTTCAAGTCAAGTATGGTTCGTTTGGCAAAAGCACTTGGCATCATTGATCGAGTTACGCCTGCATTTAGAACTCGAGGCCGCCGTATGTACTGGAAAGATCAGGATCAATTGATTGACTATTTAAAAACACGAGACCTATTTAAAACCTTTACCGATGCCTGCTTAAATGATTACATAACCTACGGCTTAGAGTACAAAGAGGATGGATATTATTTACGCTTTGATAGACATATTGAATATCAGATTTATCGAACCATTCCACATGTCATTCCAAATTATGAAGGTAAATTATTAATTCCATCAGCACTAATTTATGGTGACAAAACTACAGTGGTTGGTAAAATGGATGTGCGTTACATGAAAAAGTATTTTAATGTAACAAGTTATAAAACTAATGGGACCCATTTATTTCCCATGGAACACCCTGAAGTTGTGGCAAAGCAAATTATAAAAATTGTGTCTGGTTTAAACTTAAATTGA
- a CDS encoding acyl-CoA dehydrogenase, translating to MLHAILVLIVIGAAGILLTRQAAISVWAISFGLFSALVFYYGSPGITTKIILVLVELALIAGTIRPLRRTLLSKYFFKTVSKAMPAMSATEREALEAGTVSWEGDLFSGAPDFSILRNAPTVRLTEEEQAFLDGPVNTLCAMIDDWNITHNLTDLPPEIWQFIKENRFLGMIIPKQYGGLEFSATAQMSVLVKIYGRSITAATTISVPNSLGPGELLLKYGTEEQKNYYLPRLADGREIPCFALTGPNAGSDAASIPDKGIVCHQEINGQKTLGIRLNWDKRYITLCPAATVIGLAFRLFDPDNLLGKGEDVGISCALIPANTPGIKKGRRHFPLNTGFLNGPTQGKDVFIPMDYLIGGVSMAGCGWRMLMECLSAGRAISLPSSANGGAQAAALASGAYARIRKQFSQPIGKFEGIEEPLARIAANTYIIDAALTMAAAAIDHGAKPSVVGAILKYHTTERARQVSLDSMDIHGGKGICLGPNNYLGRGYQGSPIAITVEGANILTRSLIIFGQGAIRCHPYVFKELESIRNNNLIEFDKAFFAHAGFVIANFTKSVIFAWTDAHMSKAPVSSMKRYYQLVHKYSANLAFLADFSMSVLGGNLKRKEKLSSRLGDMLSALYLTSAVLKRFHDDGEPKADLPLVEWSCQQLLHECEMAMHGVIVNFPARWARVVLRLIIKPLGNRRNKPNDQLGHKLARILIEPGETRTRITRLVYSKASDNCPLGRMEEAFHKICAADELERKVMRAVKDNVLKSLTLLEQINEALVCGLLTDAEAKQLKEAELARQDVIKVDDFDDEELRRPSSVKSTRGKKVVVNKDDIESEMI from the coding sequence GTGCTACACGCTATTTTAGTGCTCATAGTCATTGGAGCTGCAGGGATATTGCTAACAAGGCAGGCAGCAATCTCAGTGTGGGCTATTAGTTTTGGTTTATTTAGTGCTCTTGTCTTCTATTATGGATCTCCTGGCATAACGACAAAAATCATTCTTGTTTTAGTTGAACTCGCTTTAATTGCTGGCACGATAAGACCTTTAAGACGAACATTATTATCCAAATATTTTTTTAAAACTGTAAGTAAAGCCATGCCAGCTATGTCTGCGACTGAAAGAGAGGCTCTAGAGGCGGGTACTGTAAGTTGGGAAGGTGATTTATTTAGTGGTGCTCCGGACTTTTCCATTCTGAGAAACGCACCCACAGTCCGTTTGACGGAGGAAGAGCAAGCTTTTCTTGATGGTCCTGTAAACACCTTATGTGCCATGATTGATGATTGGAATATAACTCATAACCTTACCGATTTGCCTCCAGAAATTTGGCAATTCATCAAAGAAAATCGGTTCTTGGGTATGATTATTCCTAAGCAATATGGAGGTCTGGAGTTCTCTGCAACAGCGCAAATGTCAGTTTTAGTAAAGATCTATGGGCGTTCCATTACAGCGGCCACAACTATATCTGTACCCAATTCTTTAGGACCAGGAGAGTTATTACTTAAATATGGAACTGAAGAACAAAAAAATTACTATTTGCCACGATTGGCTGACGGAAGGGAAATACCATGCTTTGCTTTGACAGGACCTAATGCTGGCTCTGATGCCGCATCGATACCAGACAAAGGCATAGTATGTCATCAAGAAATTAATGGTCAAAAAACATTAGGTATTCGGTTAAATTGGGATAAGCGTTACATTACCTTATGCCCAGCTGCTACCGTAATTGGATTAGCATTCAGATTATTTGATCCAGATAATTTGCTGGGTAAGGGTGAAGATGTTGGTATCAGTTGTGCGTTGATACCAGCGAATACTCCTGGCATTAAAAAAGGCCGCCGTCATTTCCCTCTAAATACAGGCTTTTTAAACGGTCCTACTCAAGGTAAGGATGTATTTATTCCCATGGATTACTTGATCGGTGGTGTATCCATGGCAGGCTGTGGTTGGCGTATGTTAATGGAGTGTTTGAGTGCTGGAAGGGCAATTTCCTTGCCTTCGAGTGCTAATGGAGGTGCACAAGCCGCTGCTTTAGCTTCTGGAGCTTATGCACGCATTCGCAAACAATTTAGCCAGCCAATAGGAAAGTTTGAAGGCATTGAGGAGCCTTTAGCTAGGATTGCAGCGAACACTTATATTATTGATGCGGCATTAACAATGGCTGCGGCTGCAATTGATCACGGAGCTAAACCTTCTGTAGTAGGTGCTATATTAAAATACCATACTACGGAACGTGCAAGACAAGTTTCGCTTGACTCGATGGATATTCATGGTGGTAAAGGAATTTGTCTCGGTCCCAATAATTATTTGGGTAGAGGATATCAGGGATCTCCAATTGCCATTACTGTTGAGGGTGCAAATATCTTAACTCGAAGTTTAATTATCTTTGGCCAGGGAGCAATTCGATGTCATCCTTATGTGTTTAAGGAACTTGAAAGTATAAGAAATAATAATTTGATTGAATTCGATAAGGCATTTTTTGCTCATGCTGGATTTGTCATTGCTAATTTTACTAAGTCTGTCATTTTTGCTTGGACTGATGCACATATGTCCAAAGCACCAGTGAGTAGCATGAAGCGGTACTATCAACTCGTGCATAAGTACAGTGCTAACTTGGCTTTTCTTGCAGATTTCTCGATGAGCGTTCTGGGTGGCAATTTAAAGCGTAAAGAAAAATTATCTTCTCGCCTTGGCGATATGTTGAGTGCATTGTATTTGACTTCAGCAGTCTTGAAACGGTTTCATGACGATGGTGAGCCTAAAGCCGATTTACCTTTAGTTGAGTGGAGTTGTCAACAATTATTGCATGAGTGTGAAATGGCAATGCATGGTGTTATTGTGAATTTTCCAGCACGTTGGGCACGAGTCGTTTTACGCTTGATTATCAAACCACTAGGTAATCGAAGAAATAAACCAAATGATCAACTTGGTCATAAATTAGCTAGAATATTAATAGAACCTGGTGAAACGCGTACGCGTATCACTCGTTTGGTTTACAGTAAAGCGAGTGATAATTGTCCGTTGGGTCGCATGGAGGAGGCTTTCCATAAAATTTGCGCTGCTGATGAGTTAGAAAGAAAAGTAATGAGAGCAGTAAAAGATAATGTTTTAAAGTCACTTACCTTGCTTGAGCAGATCAATGAAGCTTTAGTATGTGGATTGCTAACTGATGCAGAAGCCAAGCAATTAAAAGAAGCGGAATTGGCTCGACAAGATGTGATTAAAGTAGATGATTTCGATGATGAGGAACTAAGACGCCCATCATCTGTAAAATCTACACGAGGAAAAAAAGTTGTTGTAAATAAAGATGATATAGAGTCAGAGATGATTTAA
- a CDS encoding DUF6600 domain-containing protein, translating into MKKGSVKNSIMMTLFMSCFLLLTSISTTSLADPPTQVARLSYINGTVSFLPAGESQWVGVTLNRPLIANDQIWSDTGSIAEMQLSGANVRVGSQTALKILNLNDEIAQFQIEQGTLVLSIKKINSQQSYEVDTPNLAFLVTEPGYYRFDVIAEENMTTVSVRMGQGTAYGESTSNTVSVGNSCSATGTNLDNFQCTTLGVAYDDFESWSLERDKMAGTVSTQYISSDTIGYEDLGNYGSWTEDQQYGPVWYPNNVASDWAPYQNGQWIWLGLWGWTWVGNQPWGFAPFHYGRWAFVRNRWCWVPGPIGARPMYAPALTVFIGGNNPQFMINGGYGIGWFPLAPGEPYIPPYYVSRDYFTAINLSNTVIDAAFINKIYKNPNKLINYRNVRFENGVTVVSSDDFIHSRIVKNLRSRIPNQILFNAAQTHVAPIVPQPVSILGGKGVTQAIPPAQIISRPIITKTQPPPATPSFSEIKPFLLKNGGRPLTQAEVQNINAGKSGIITQSLPVTVHSVPGQFPAGQLVPNQPNPKVKPGLNVQPTQNIQPGLNVPPGIKVQPGPTVQPGRKVHHGPAVQPKPYVQPVPAVQPGPKVQPAPAVQPGPKVHHGPTVQPGPTVQPGPKVQPGPTVQPGPTVQPGPKVQHGPTVQPGPTVQPGPKVQPGPTVQPGPTVQPGPKVQPGPKVHHGPTVQPGPTVQPGPKVQPGPTVQPGPTVQPGPKVHHGPTVQPGPTVQPGPKVQPGPTVQPGPTVQPGPKVQPGPTVQPGPKVHHGPTVQPGPTVQPGPKVQPGPTVQPGPTVQPGPTVQPGPTVQPGPKVQPAPAVQPGPTVQPKPYVQPGPKVQPKPYVQPKQQ; encoded by the coding sequence ATGAAAAAAGGTTCAGTGAAGAACTCGATCATGATGACCCTATTCATGAGTTGTTTTTTATTGTTAACATCCATATCGACTACGTCTTTGGCAGATCCTCCCACTCAAGTTGCTCGACTAAGCTACATTAACGGGACTGTGAGTTTTTTACCCGCCGGAGAATCACAGTGGGTAGGTGTCACTCTCAATCGTCCTTTAATTGCAAATGATCAAATATGGTCTGATACAGGCTCGATTGCTGAAATGCAACTGTCTGGGGCTAATGTCCGTGTTGGAAGTCAAACTGCATTAAAAATTTTGAATTTAAATGATGAAATAGCACAGTTTCAAATCGAACAGGGAACTCTTGTTTTAAGTATCAAAAAAATCAATTCCCAACAATCATACGAAGTGGATACGCCGAATTTAGCTTTTTTAGTTACTGAGCCTGGATATTATCGTTTCGATGTCATAGCGGAAGAGAATATGACTACCGTAAGTGTCAGAATGGGGCAGGGGACAGCTTATGGAGAGAGTACATCCAATACGGTTAGTGTGGGTAACTCATGCAGTGCCACAGGGACTAATCTAGATAATTTTCAATGCACTACATTGGGTGTAGCCTACGATGATTTTGAGAGCTGGAGTTTAGAGCGTGATAAAATGGCAGGAACAGTCTCTACTCAATATATTTCTTCAGATACTATAGGTTATGAAGATCTCGGTAATTATGGTTCTTGGACTGAAGATCAACAATATGGTCCTGTTTGGTATCCTAATAATGTAGCGTCAGATTGGGCACCATACCAAAATGGTCAATGGATATGGCTAGGTCTTTGGGGTTGGACTTGGGTGGGTAATCAACCCTGGGGATTTGCACCATTTCACTATGGACGTTGGGCCTTCGTTAGGAATCGATGGTGTTGGGTCCCTGGACCAATAGGTGCTCGTCCAATGTATGCACCTGCATTAACCGTATTCATTGGCGGCAATAATCCCCAATTCATGATCAATGGCGGATATGGCATTGGTTGGTTTCCTCTTGCTCCTGGGGAACCTTATATTCCTCCTTATTACGTTAGCCGAGACTATTTTACTGCAATCAATCTGAGTAACACCGTTATTGATGCAGCGTTTATTAATAAAATTTACAAAAATCCAAATAAGCTAATTAATTACAGAAATGTACGGTTTGAGAATGGGGTTACTGTTGTGTCATCAGATGATTTTATTCATTCCAGGATAGTGAAGAATCTTCGCTCACGTATTCCTAATCAAATTCTATTTAATGCGGCGCAAACTCATGTCGCACCTATTGTGCCCCAACCTGTCAGTATATTGGGAGGAAAGGGAGTTACTCAGGCGATACCTCCCGCACAAATAATATCAAGGCCAATCATAACCAAAACTCAGCCTCCTCCCGCAACGCCTTCTTTCTCAGAAATAAAACCGTTTTTGTTAAAAAATGGAGGCAGACCTTTGACTCAAGCAGAAGTTCAGAATATAAATGCTGGAAAATCAGGTATCATCACGCAATCACTTCCAGTAACTGTTCATTCAGTGCCTGGTCAATTCCCGGCTGGACAATTAGTTCCGAACCAACCAAATCCCAAAGTGAAGCCCGGTCTAAATGTGCAACCTACCCAAAATATTCAACCTGGGCTAAATGTTCCACCTGGCATAAAAGTGCAACCCGGTCCAACCGTTCAACCTGGTCGAAAAGTTCATCATGGTCCAGCTGTTCAGCCTAAACCGTATGTTCAACCTGTTCCAGCTGTTCAACCTGGCCCAAAAGTTCAGCCTGCTCCAGCTGTTCAACCTGGTCCCAAAGTTCATCATGGTCCAACTGTTCAGCCTGGTCCGACCGTTCAACCTGGCCCAAAGGTTCAACCCGGTCCAACCGTTCAGCCTGGTCCAACTGTTCAACCTGGCCCCAAAGTTCAGCATGGTCCAACTGTTCAGCCTGGTCCGACCGTTCAACCTGGCCCAAAGGTTCAACCCGGTCCAACCGTTCAGCCTGGTCCAACTGTTCAACCTGGCCCCAAAGTTCAGCCTGGTCCCAAAGTTCATCATGGTCCAACTGTTCAGCCTGGTCCGACCGTTCAACCTGGCCCAAAGGTTCAACCCGGTCCAACCGTTCAGCCTGGTCCAACTGTTCAACCCGGCCCCAAAGTTCATCATGGTCCAACTGTTCAGCCTGGTCCGACCGTTCAACCTGGCCCAAAGGTTCAACCCGGTCCAACCGTTCAGCCTGGTCCAACTGTTCAACCTGGCCCCAAAGTTCAGCCTGGTCCGACCGTTCAACCTGGTCCCAAAGTTCATCATGGTCCAACTGTTCAGCCTGGTCCGACCGTTCAACCTGGCCCAAAGGTTCAGCCTGGTCCGACCGTTCAACCTGGTCCAACCGTTCAACCTGGTCCAACCGTTCAACCTGGCCCAACCGTTCAACCTGGCCCAAAAGTTCAGCCTGCTCCAGCTGTTCAACCCGGCCCAACCGTTCAGCCTAAACCGTATGTTCAACCTGGACCAAAAGTACAACCTAAACCCTATGTTCAGCCAAAGCAGCAATAG
- the minE gene encoding cell division topological specificity factor MinE, whose product MSIFNYLRRRTATASVAKERLQIIISHERSQRNTPDYLPKLQEEILAVIAKYVHVTRDQVSVNLERMGDNSVLELNITMPDEAKENA is encoded by the coding sequence ATGAGTATTTTTAATTACTTGCGTAGAAGGACTGCTACAGCATCAGTTGCTAAGGAACGTTTACAGATAATCATTTCTCATGAACGCTCACAACGCAATACACCTGACTACCTACCCAAGCTTCAAGAAGAAATTCTCGCTGTTATTGCGAAATATGTCCATGTCACACGAGATCAGGTCAGTGTGAATCTTGAGCGCATGGGAGATAACTCAGTGCTCGAATTAAACATCACCATGCCAGATGAGGCTAAGGAAAACGCTTAA